In the genome of Candidatus Dormiibacterota bacterium, the window AGGCCGCGGTCCGCGACCGCCGCTCCCAGATCGGCCTCGGCCTGCTGGCGGTCACGGTGCTGACCCCGTTCCTGCTCTGCGCGGGATCCCTGGTGCTGCCGCTCCGGAGCACGTCGTCGGTCTCGGCGCCGATGCCGGGCCTCCCCGAGGCGGTGCGCGAGCCGGGGGCGGCGACGCCCCCCGCGCCGGCCGGCTGCCGGGAGTTCACCGCCGCGGTGCGGCTCGGCCTGGGTGCCGGCGGGGAGATCCCGCTGCACGCCCTCGCCTGCTGGGACGGCCGCTCCGCCTACGAGAGCTGGGGCCTCAACCAGAGCGACTGCACCTTCGCGTCCACCACCCTGGCGCTGTTCACCACCCGGCGCTGCTCGCGCACCACCACCGCCGACGGGACCCTCCACTTCGTCTACACCGCGGAGGCCCGGCCGCTGCTGCTCCCCTTCCTCTCGCGCGACGTCACCGTCGAGCTGGTCCTCGACCGCAACGGCACCCCGGTGCGCTTCCCATGATCCGCCGCCGCAACCGCCGCCTCCTGGTCCTCGTCACCCTCGCCCTGGTCACGCTGCTGGGCTCGGCGCTGCCGGGCTCGCTCCGCGGGCTGGGAATCGTTCCCACCCTGGCGCTCACCGTGGTCGGCGCCGTCCTGGTCCGCGCCACCGGTGGCCTCGCGTTCGCCCGCGGTCGCCGGCTCGACGAGCGCCAGGCGCAGCGGCGCGACCGGGCCCACCGGCGCGGCTTCCGGCTCCTCGGCCTCGCCGTGGTGCTGCTCCTGGTGGTCTGGTCGGTGAGCACCGGCATCGCCACCGGCTCGGGCCACGACACCTTCTCGCAGCTCGACAACGGCCTCGCCGCCCGGGTGATCGTCGCCCTGCTGGGGCTGGTGGTGATGATGCCGACCCTGGTCCTCGCCTGGACCGAGCCCGACGCCGTCGAGGAGACCGGGGCGAAGCCGGCGCCGCTGCGGCCGCTGCTCGCGGTGCCCGCGATCGCCGCGGCCTGGCTGCTGGCGGTGGTGGCGGCGCCGGCGCAGACCGCCGCCGCCTCCGGCGACGTCTCGGTCGGCGGCCTCACCGTCACCGGGCTGAGCTGCCGCCACGTCGCCACCGGGCGCGTCATCGGCGCGCAGTTCGGCGCCACCGTCGGCCTCCGCGCCGAGGTCTGCTGGAACGGGCGCCAGGCGTTCATCGTCGGAGACCCGTCGACGCCGCCCCCCGCCGGGGCGATCCCGAACGACGTCCTCCCACCCTTCGCCGAGCCCGACCTCACCGCCTGCGGCGCCGACAGCCGGGACGACTTCGCCGCCGTCACCGGGATCCGCTGCACCGCCACCACCGACCCGCGGGGCACCCTCCACTACACCGTGCACGCCCGGGTCGCCCCGCTCCCCCTCGGCATCGCCGCGCGGGACGTCGCCCTCAGCCTGGTGGTGGCCCGCGACGGCACCGTCCTGGAGGTCCCGTAGCCCTCAGAACTGGCCGCAGCCGGCTCCGTGCACGCTCGCGGTCAGCTCCGGCAGGGGCTCGATGCGGGGCAGCACCCGGGCGTCCTCCACCGGGGCGAAGTCGCCGGTCGCCGGGTCCTGCGCGTAGGCGAGGGCGGGCCCGTCGTGCACCAGCGACGCGAGGGCGTCGCAGAACAGGTCGACGTCGGCCTCGGTGGTGGCGATGCTGAAGGATGCGCGCACCGCCCCCGGGATGGTGGCGCGCTCGCCCCGGCGCAGCGCGTCGCGGATCCCCTGGGCCTGCTCGTCGGAGATGCCCAGCAGGTGGGTGATGTAGGGGTGGGCGCAGAAGCAGCCGTGACGCACCCCGATGGCGTGCTCGGCGCTCAGCGCGGCGGCCACCAGGGCGTGATGGATCCCGGGAACCGTCAGCGTCACCACGCCGACCCGGTCGATCCCGGGGCCGTCCTCCCAGAGCCGGTGGTGGACCAGGGCGGGCAGCTCGGCGAGGCGCTCGCGGGCGCGGGCGAGCAGGGTTCGCTCGTGCTCGGCGACGCGCTCCATGCCGACCGCCTCGAGGGTGGCCGCCGCCGCCGCCAGCGCCACCGCGCCGATGACGTTCGGCGAGCCCGCCTCGAGGCGGTCGGGGAGCCCGGTCCAGAGCACGTCGTCGAGGGTCACGAAGTCGACCGCGCCGCCGCCGGCGAGCAGCGGCTCGCAGCCCTCGAGGAGCGCGTCGGCGGCGACCAGCGCGCCGGCGCCGAAGGGCGCGTACATCTTGTGGCCGCTGAGGCTGAGGCAGTCGATGCCCGACGCCGCCATGTCGATGCGGCGGTGCGGGGCCAGCTGGGCGGCGTCGACGGCGAGCAGGGCGCCGTGCTCGTGGGCGAGGCGGCCGAGCTCGGCGATCGGGAGGATCTCGCCGGTCACGTTGCTGGCCCCGGTGACGGCGAGCACCGCCACCGGGTGCGCGGGGTCGCGCAGCGCGGCGGCGACCGCCTCGAGCAGCGCCTCCGGGGAGGGCGGCGGCGGCAGCGTCACCACCGGCGCCACCCGCCGCCAGGGCAGCAGGTTGGCGTGGTGCTCGACCGCGGTGGTGAGCACCACGTGACCGTCGGGGATGCGCAGGCAGTGGGCGAGGTGGTTGACGGCGTCCGTCGTGTTCCGGACGAAGATGACCGAATCGGTGGGGCGGGCGCCGACGAACCCGGCGACGGTCTGGCGCGCGGCCTCGTAGAGCCGGGTCGACACCTGCGAGGTGAAGCCGGCGCCGCGGTGGACGCTCGAGTACCAGGGCAGGGCCCGCTCCACCGCCTCGAGCACGGCGCCCATCGCCGGGGTGCTGGCGGCGGCGTCGAGGTTGACGTAGCGGCGCCGGCCGCCGGTGGCCAGGGGCACCTCGAGGTCGGCGCCGATCAGCACGGGCAGCGGAGGCGGAGTGGCCATGTGGCGGCCAGCGTACCGCGCCCATGCCATCCCGGCGGCGGGGGGTGGGGCACCATCGCGCCCCGGTCCCCACCGCCGCAGAGCGGCCGCTACCCCCTGGAGTGGTGCTTGGTCGTGGTCCTGTGGTGCGACGTGGTCGTGCCCGCGCCCATGGCCTGGCGCTGCGCCGTGCTGAGGTGGCTGCCGCAGCTGCTGTTCCCGGCGGCGCCGCCGGTGGTCGAGCCGGTGCTGCCGCTCAGGCTGGAGCCGGTGCTGCCGCTGGTCGAGCTGCCGCCCGAGGCGCCGCCGAGCAGCGGAACCATGAGCTGGTCGAGCAGGCCGAGGCTGTTGCCGACCTGGTTCTGGCCGCCGAGGGCCCCGTTGACCCCGTTCGAGGCACCCCCCGCGATGACGCCGCAGGCCGCGCCGGTCCCACCGGACGAGGCATGCCCCACGACGGAGAACGCGGAGGCGCTCAGGGTGGCTGCGGCCGCGATCGCCGCGAGGTGCCGGATGCGCATGTGGTCGTTCCCTCCCTTCCCGTGTGCCGGGCTCACGGCCCGTGCGACCCTTCCGACGATCGGGGTGGGCGAATGTGTGCGCCGCTTGGTGCGTTCGTCCGGGCAGGTCAGCCGCCGGCCGCCACCCTGCCCCCGCGGACCACGGTCCGGACCGGCGCGGCACCGAGGTGGTAGCCGAGGTCGAGCCAGTGCGGGGTGTCGAGCACCGCCAGGTCGCACCGCATCCCCGCCCGGAGCACTCCCCGGTCGCCGAGGGCGAGGGCGGCGGCGCCTCCGGCGGTGGCGGCGACCACCGCCTGGGCTGGGGTGAGGCCTCCGAGCGCCACCGCCAGGGAGATCATCAGCGGCATCGACTCGCTGTAGCAGGTGCCGGGGTTGCAGTCGGTGGCCACCGCGACCCGGGCGCCCGCCTCGAGCAGCCGCCGGCCCGGGGGCGGCGGCCCGCCCAGCACCAGCGCCGCCCCGGGGAGGATGACCCCGACCACCCCGGCGGCGGCGAGGGCGCGGAGATCGCCGTCGTCGGCGTGCTCGAGGTGGTCGGCGCTCACCGCCCCGGCGGCGGCGGCGAGCCGGGCGCCGCCGCCGCGGCTGCGCTGGTCGGCGTGGAGCTTCCCCCGCAGCCCCACCCGCCGGCCCGCCTCGAGCAGCCGGAGGCACTCCTCGGGCCGGTAGGCGCCGCGCTCGCAGAAGGCGTCGACGAAGCGCGCCAGGCCGGCGGCCCCCTCCACCCCGCTGCCGCACGCGCGGGCGACGAAGGCCTCGCGGTCGCCGTCGGGGAGGGCGTGGAGGGGCAGGTACGTGGTCAGCACGTCGGGGAGGTCGGGGTCCTCGCCGAGCGCGAGGGCGGCGCGCAGCTGGCGCAGCTCCGCCTCCTCGTCGAGGCCGTAGCCGCTCTTCACCTCGACGGTGGTGGTGCCCGCGCCGAGCATCCGCCGCGCCCGCGGCCGGGCCGCCACCACCAGCTCCTCGAGGCTGCCGGCGCGGGTGGCGGCGACGGTGGCGCGGATGCCCCCGCCGGCGGCCGCGATCGCCTCGTAGCCGCGTCCCTCCGCCCGGGCCGCGTACTCGCCGCTGCGCTCGCCCAGCCAGACCAGGTGGCTGTGGGCGTCGACGAAGCCGGGCACCACCGCCGCCCCCCCGGCGTCGAGCACCACCGTGCCGGGACCGACCGCGACCGCGCCGGTGACCTCGGCCGCGGTCCCCACCGCGAGGATCCGCGACCCGGCCGCCGCCACCGCGGCGCCCGCCACCACCCCCGGGGCGTCGCCGCGGTCGGGGTCGCAGGTGACCAGCGCGCCGATGTTGCGCACCAGCAGGGTGGCGGCCGCCTCCATCGCTCAGATCGCGGTGGACAGGGCACGCCGCCGCTGCACCAGGCCGCTGCAGAAGGCGAGGAACACCGAGGCCATGCAGCGCACCGTGGCGCCGGCGAGGTCGGCGGCGGCGTCCACCTCGGTGAGGTCGACGGCGACCACCCGGGGGTCGGCGCCGAGCAGGTGGGCGGCCTCCTGGAGATGGTGGGGGGTCAGGCCGCCGGGCATGCTCGCCGGGCAGGCGGGAGCGAAGGCGCGGTCGAGCACGTCCATGTCGATGTCCACGTACACCCGCCGCGCCCCGTGGCGCTCGAGCACGGCGAGCACCTCGTCGAGCAGCCGGGCCATCCCCACCGACCGCACCTGCCCGGCGCGGCGCATCTGCACCCCGCGGTCGAGCGCCCAGCGGTGGTGCTCGGCGGTGTTCGCGAAGCCGTGGAGACCGACCTGGGCGACCCGCCTGCCGGGGAGGCCGAGCTCGATCAGCTCGCGCACCGGGGTGCCGTTGCGGGGGCCGCCGATCGCCGAGCGCACGTCGTGGTGGGCGTCGAGGGTGAGCAGCCCCCAGCCGTCGCCGAGGCCGCCGCCGGCGAGGCCGCAGAGCGCCGGCCGGGTCAGCGAGTTGTCGCCGCCGATGACCGCGACCACCGGGGCGCGGTCGCGGGCCGCGGCCACCGCGGCCTCGAGGCGCGCGTGCGCGGCGGCGGCGCCGGCGTCGTCCGCGTCGCCCTCGATGTCGCCGAGGTCGAGCACCGGCAGGTCGGCGAGATCGATGCCGTGGTCGCCGTCGAAGGTGCTGAACCGGGTCAGCGCGCGGCGGAAGGCGGCGGGGGTGAGCTGTGCCTGCGAGGGGCTGATCGAGGCCTTCGCCAGCGGGGCGCCGAGCACCGCCAGGTCCGGGCTCCCGCCCCCGTCGCCGCGCTCCAGCCACTCCCGCGCGTTCACGCCCCGTCGCCCACCACCGGGATGCGCACCCCGTGCTCCGCGGCCGCCGCCCGCGCCTCCGGGTAGCCGGCGTCGGCGTGGCGCATCACCGCGGTGCCGGGGTCGTTGGTCAGCACCAGCTCGCAGCGGCGTGCCCCCAGCGCGGTGCCGTCGGCGACCACCTGCGCGCCAGCGTGGATGGAGCGTCCCATGCCGACGCCGCCGCCGTGGTGCACCGCCACCCAGCTGGCGCCCGACGAGGTGGCGAGCAGCGCGTTGAGCACCGGCCAGTCGGCGATGGCGTCGCTGCCGTCGCGCATCGCCTCGGTCTCGCGGAAGGGGGAGGCGACGCTGCCGCCGTCGAGGTGGTCGCGGCCGATGACGACCGGCGCCGAGACCTCGCCGCGGGCGACCAGCTCGTTGAAGCGGAGCCCGGCGAGGTGGCGCTCGCCGGCGCCGAGCCAGCAGATCCGCGCCGGCAGCCCCTGGAAGGGCACCCGCTCCTGGGCGAGCCGCAGCCAGCGGTGGAGGCGCTCGTCGTCGGGGAAGAGCTCGGCGACGGCCCGGTCGGTGGCGGCGATGTCGGCGGGGTCGCCGCTGAGGGCGACCCACCGGAAGGGCCCTCGCCCCCGGCAGAAGAGCGGCCGGATGTAGGCGGGGACGAAGCCCGGATACGCGAAGGCGTCGGCGAACCCGCCCCGCCGGGCCTCGTCGCGCAGCGAGTTGCCGTAGTCGAAGACCTCGGCGCCGCGGCGCTGATAGGCGACCATCGCGGCGCAGTGCCGGGCCATCGACTCCCGGGCGCGCTCGACGTACCCGGCGGGGTCGGCGGCGCGCAGCCGGGCGGCCTCCTCGACGGTGAGCCCGGCGGGGATGTAGCCGCCGAGCGGGTCGTGGGCGCTGGTCTGGTCGGTGACCACGTCGGCGGCGAGCCCGATGTCGAGCAGCGCGGGCAGCGCCTCGGCGGCGTTGGCGGCGACCCCGACGCTGAGCGGCCGGCCCTCCTCGCGGGCGGCGTCGCAGCGGCGCACCGCGTCGTCGAGCGACCTGGCCACCTCGTCGAGGTAGCCGATCGCCCGCCGCCGCTCCACCCGCGCCGGGTCGGCGTCGAGGCAGAGGGCGACGCCGCCGTTCATCGTCACCGCCAGCGGCTGGGCGCCGCCCATCCCGCCGAGCCCGGCGGTGAGCACCAACCGGCCCCGCAGGCTGCCGCCGAAGCGCTGCTCCGCCACCGCCGCGAAGGTCTCCCAGGTGCCCTGGAGGATCCCCTGGGTGCCGATGTAGATCCACGACCCCGCGGTCATCTGGCCGTACATGGTCAGGCCCGCCGCCTCCAGCCGCCAGAACTCCTCCCAGGTCGCCCACGCCGGCACCAGCAGCGAGTTCGCGATCAGCACTCGGGGCGCCATCTCGTGGGTGCGGGCGACCCCCACCGGCTTGCCCGACTGCACCAGCAGGGTCTCGTCCTCGCGGAGGTCGCGGAGGCAGCCGACGATGGCGTCGAAGCAGTCCCAGGAGCGCACCGCCCGGCCGGTGCCGCCGTAGACGACGAGCCGGTCCGGGTCCTCGGCGACCTCGGGGTCGAGGTTGTTCATCAGGCAGCGGAGCGCCGCCTCGGTCTGCCAGGAGCGGCAGCTGAGCGCGGCCCCGTGGGGGGCGCGGACCGGGCGCGGCCCCGCCGGGCTCACCGCAGCGGCACTCCGCAGGCGCGCTCCACCGGCTCCCGCCAGCCTCCGGCGGCCAGCCACGCGTCGGCGGCGGCGAGGTCGCCGGCGAGGGGGCGGTCGGCCTCGAGCCGGGGCACCCGCTCGCGCAGCGCGGCGATCAGGGCGCCGGTGGCCCTCCCCGGCCGGCCGGGGCGGCGCATCTCCAGCGCCTGGGCGCCGGCGACCATCTCGACGGCGAGCACCCGGCGCAGGTCGGCGACACTGCGGCGGGTGCGGAGCGCCGCCGTCCATCCCATGGAGACGTGGTCCTCCTGGCCGGCGCTCACCGGCACGCTCTGGGTCGCCACCGGCGCGGCGGCGGCGCGGAGCGCGGTGACGCAGCCGGCGGCGGTGTACTGGGCGATCATCAGCCCGCTGTTCACCCCCGGGTTGGGGCTGAGGAAGGCGGGCAGCCCCCGGGAGCGGGCGGGGTCGAGGAGGCGGTCGACGCGGCGTTCGCTGATGGCGGCGAGGTCGGCGCAGACCCAGGC includes:
- a CDS encoding aminotransferase class V-fold PLP-dependent enzyme, translating into MATPPPLPVLIGADLEVPLATGGRRRYVNLDAAASTPAMGAVLEAVERALPWYSSVHRGAGFTSQVSTRLYEAARQTVAGFVGARPTDSVIFVRNTTDAVNHLAHCLRIPDGHVVLTTAVEHHANLLPWRRVAPVVTLPPPPSPEALLEAVAAALRDPAHPVAVLAVTGASNVTGEILPIAELGRLAHEHGALLAVDAAQLAPHRRIDMAASGIDCLSLSGHKMYAPFGAGALVAADALLEGCEPLLAGGGAVDFVTLDDVLWTGLPDRLEAGSPNVIGAVALAAAAATLEAVGMERVAEHERTLLARARERLAELPALVHHRLWEDGPGIDRVGVVTLTVPGIHHALVAAALSAEHAIGVRHGCFCAHPYITHLLGISDEQAQGIRDALRRGERATIPGAVRASFSIATTEADVDLFCDALASLVHDGPALAYAQDPATGDFAPVEDARVLPRIEPLPELTASVHGAGCGQF
- the hutI gene encoding imidazolonepropionase — translated: MEAAATLLVRNIGALVTCDPDRGDAPGVVAGAAVAAAGSRILAVGTAAEVTGAVAVGPGTVVLDAGGAAVVPGFVDAHSHLVWLGERSGEYAARAEGRGYEAIAAAGGGIRATVAATRAGSLEELVVAARPRARRMLGAGTTTVEVKSGYGLDEEAELRQLRAALALGEDPDLPDVLTTYLPLHALPDGDREAFVARACGSGVEGAAGLARFVDAFCERGAYRPEECLRLLEAGRRVGLRGKLHADQRSRGGGARLAAAAGAVSADHLEHADDGDLRALAAAGVVGVILPGAALVLGGPPPPGRRLLEAGARVAVATDCNPGTCYSESMPLMISLAVALGGLTPAQAVVAATAGGAAALALGDRGVLRAGMRCDLAVLDTPHWLDLGYHLGAAPVRTVVRGGRVAAGG
- a CDS encoding arginase family protein, yielding MNAREWLERGDGGGSPDLAVLGAPLAKASISPSQAQLTPAAFRRALTRFSTFDGDHGIDLADLPVLDLGDIEGDADDAGAAAAHARLEAAVAAARDRAPVVAVIGGDNSLTRPALCGLAGGGLGDGWGLLTLDAHHDVRSAIGGPRNGTPVRELIELGLPGRRVAQVGLHGFANTAEHHRWALDRGVQMRRAGQVRSVGMARLLDEVLAVLERHGARRVYVDIDMDVLDRAFAPACPASMPGGLTPHHLQEAAHLLGADPRVVAVDLTEVDAAADLAGATVRCMASVFLAFCSGLVQRRRALSTAI
- the hutU gene encoding urocanate hydratase, whose product is MSPAGPRPVRAPHGAALSCRSWQTEAALRCLMNNLDPEVAEDPDRLVVYGGTGRAVRSWDCFDAIVGCLRDLREDETLLVQSGKPVGVARTHEMAPRVLIANSLLVPAWATWEEFWRLEAAGLTMYGQMTAGSWIYIGTQGILQGTWETFAAVAEQRFGGSLRGRLVLTAGLGGMGGAQPLAVTMNGGVALCLDADPARVERRRAIGYLDEVARSLDDAVRRCDAAREEGRPLSVGVAANAAEALPALLDIGLAADVVTDQTSAHDPLGGYIPAGLTVEEAARLRAADPAGYVERARESMARHCAAMVAYQRRGAEVFDYGNSLRDEARRGGFADAFAYPGFVPAYIRPLFCRGRGPFRWVALSGDPADIAATDRAVAELFPDDERLHRWLRLAQERVPFQGLPARICWLGAGERHLAGLRFNELVARGEVSAPVVIGRDHLDGGSVASPFRETEAMRDGSDAIADWPVLNALLATSSGASWVAVHHGGGVGMGRSIHAGAQVVADGTALGARRCELVLTNDPGTAVMRHADAGYPEARAAAAEHGVRIPVVGDGA